The nucleotide sequence GCCAGGTTGAGATTACCCGCAACCTGAGTTCACGGCTGGCGATGGGCAATATCTTTTTCAGTATGCGTGCCTTTGCCAGCAACCGCCTGGGAATCCGCGATCGCTTTCAAATCGCTACCTATCGCACTCCGGCCCTTGCTCCGGTCATCCCCTGGCTCAAGGCAACCCTCCCCTCCCCTCCGCAGCAGGTGCGGGCACAAAACAACCAGCTAACCTGGGGATCGGCCAGTTCAAGTATCCGAAGCTGGGCACTTTATCGACAGGATGGCAATCAATGGACATTGCTGCAAGTGTTACCAGCTGCAATTACCAGAATTACGGTTGGACGAGGAACCTACGCAATCAGTGCGGTCAACCGGCTATCTCAGGAGAGTGTTGGAGTCGTTGTTTCTCTGTAAACCAACGGATCGCAGCCTTTCATCTAAAACGCTAGACTGGCGAAAGTTCCCCCGTCGTTGAGAACTATCACCAGGCATCTACGCATGTTAGTTGAGGGAATCATCACACTGCTACTGGGCTGGCTGGCATTTTGCTGGGGTATCCGGTTTGGGCGCTTTCTACTGCGCAAGGGTGCCACAGCGAATGATCTGTTTAAGGGGAAAACAGCCGTTTCTCTTCTGTTTCTGGGTCTTTACATTGGGTTGATAGTACTGGCGCTGAATGTGCCCCAGATGCAGGTGTTGCCGCTGCAATGGCGCATCTATGGGATGCAAGTGACCTGGACAATCTTGCGGGTTATTCTGCTGGGATTCTGTGGGCTGGCGTATATTGTGAGCTGGAAGACGGCGCGATCGCAGGTGATTGCGGTCGTTTTGCTTGGGCTGTTGGGAATGGGTGGGTTCAGTGCCGCTCAAGCCTATTTTCTGGCACCCATTTATCCAGAACTGCACGACAACTTGCAGGCCAATGGAGTATTTAAACAAACCTCCATGAGCAGTTGTGCGCCTGCTGCCCTGGCAACAGTTCTGCGCCGTTGGGAGATGGATGCAACCGAGTCAAGTGTTGCAAAACTGGCCGGTACCAGCCGCCTGGGAACCTCCATGCCTCAACTGATTGGGGCTGCCCGTGACCTGGGAATGGATGGTATTGAGCTAACGCCCACCTGGGAGCAAATTCAGCGGATTAACCGTCCTGGCGTACTGGGCGTATGGCTGCTGGATGGTCCCCGCAGGTTGCCCCACGCGGTGGCATTGCTGGCCATGAATGACCAGCTCATGGCGATTGGAGATCCGTCCAGGGGTAAGATTTTTGTCCTGGATCGGGCGCAATTTGCTGAAATCTGGCGGCAGGAATATGTGCCCATTTTCCGTCGGGGTGAGACTGCGATTACCCAGGTCCAGGCAATGAATTATCTGAAAAAAGCAGGGTTTCCCACCCAATCGCCTCAGGATCTTAAACAGAAAGTCCTGCAATTTCAGCAGGCGGCAGGCATTAAACCAACGGGCTACCTGGATTCTCAAACCATCCTGCTGTTGATGGGTCCCCATTTAGAAGGAGTGCCATCCTTAAAGGATTATCAGGTTACTCGATAGGGGGTGGTGCTGAATAGCAGTATGAATTGGAACGAAGTTTCAATTCATACAACGCTGAATTCATACCCAAAATCAGCAACGCCCGATAGGGTATAGCAGGGGACCGGGGATGGGGGACGGAGGACAGGAAAAAAAAGACAAGATCAGGGGTTGAACATTCTAATTCATAGCCTCGTTACCAGGCTGGAGTCTGGTAACGGCTCATGGAAGCTCCAGCTTCCAGAGTGCCTGGGAAGTAGACAGAACGATTGGCAAGTGGAACGTGGAAGCTTCCCTGGCATTGCCAGGCTGCCCTCTGGTAACGGGCCTAAATGGCGCTAAACTCATACGTTTAATCAATATTAATAAAGACTGATGGCTATATTAAAAAGACTGATGGCTACGCGCAATCCACTCGATTACCTGACGACCGAGGCGAACGCCCTCCAGGCGATCGATTTCGCGCACGCCCGTTGGACTGGTGACGTTTACCTCCGTCAGGTAGCCCCCAATCACATCAATGCCGACAAACACCAACCCATCCCGCCGCAGGGTGGGAGCCAGTTGGGTACAGATCTCCCGTTCCCGCTCCGTAATTTCAGTTTGGGCAACCCGTCCACCCACGGCCATATTACCCCGAAACTCGTTGCCCGTGGGAATCCGATTGACTGCCCCAATCGGTTCACCATCCAGCAGAATGATGCGCTTATCCCCTTCCTTGGCCGCAGGCAGGTAAGTCTGTACCATCACGGGCACCAGGCCCTGGTGGGTACTGATTTCAATCAGGGAATTGAGATTGCGATCGCCCCTCTCTAAAAACAAAATTCCTTCTCCAGCCTTACCGCCCAGAGGTTTGAGGACCGCCATGCCCTTGTCTTCAACAAATTCCAGAATCACTTGCTTGCTCTGGCTGACGATGGTTTCAGGAATGGCTTCTGTAAACTGAAGGGCATACATCTTTTCATTGGCTGCCCGGATTCCCTGAGGGGAGTTAATCACCAGCGTCTTCGTTGGATCAACGTAATCCAGGATGTAAGTGGCGTAGAGGTAGGGAACAGTCACCGGGGGATCGGTCCGCATAAATACAGCATCCATTGCTTCCAGTGGCAGCCGTGCCTGCTCTTCCAGAACAAACCAGGGATTCGCGGCAACCCAACGCCCTTCAATCAACTGCACGGGGAAGAGTTGAACTCGTTGCAGCAGGGCAAACGCTTTGCCTTTGACTACATTCAACTGGTTTGCCTGGGTAATCCAGACTTCGTGCCCCAATTCTTGAGCCGCTTCCATCAATGCCACACTGGTATCGTGACCAGGGTCCAGGTGCTGAATGGGGTCAATGATAAATGTAAATTTCACAATAGGTTATGCGTGGTGATGCCATGTTCAACTTGGAAGACAAGATCGCCAGTGTCTTGTGGACTTCAATCGAATCGACTGGCTACCCTCTCCAAATACCGGGGATTTGTCTGAAGGTTGTCCCGCTTTGCATCAGTAGTAGCCAGGACCAATATCCAGAAACACGTCATGGGGAACAGATCATGGGTCATGGGGCTAAATAGCAAAATTACCCATGACCCATCGGTATCAGCTTGCCTGCAAGAGGGGATCTAATTTTCCCTGAGCATTGAGGGCATAGAGATCGTCACAGCCACCTACATGCTGATCGTTAATGAATATCTGGGGCAGGGAACGGCGTCCATTTGCCCGTTTAGCCATTTTTGACCGTGCTGCCTCATCACCATCAATGCAATACTCCGTGTACTCAATCCCTTTTTTGTCCAGCAGTCCCTTTGCCCGAATACAGAAGGGGCACATGCTCCAGGTGTAAATTTCAACGTTGGCAGTCATAGTTCTTAACATTTGGTGTCTAGATTTATTCTAGACTGCCTGGAGAAATCGGGAGTGGGGTATCCTGTTCTACTGCCGAACCCCATCATTCTCAATTGCCGTAAAGCTATCAGAGGGAAACAGCCCCAGCCAGGGATCGGAATTGGGGGTCAGAAAGAGTTGGGCATAGACCCGGTCATTAAGTGCTTCCACATCCCTGATCGAGGCATCCTGGGCAAACCACTGGTGGATCTGGCTATGGAGCAGATATTCGTTTCTAATGGTGTCCAGGGCGATCGCAGTTTCCAGGTTATTCACCAGGGATTGCAAACTGGTTGCACCAGCACGGGGATTGGAGAAACCCTTTTTGGCTTGAATCAATGCCACGCTGTTAGAGTCTAAACGGGCATCGGCGGCATGAACCTGAGCCAGTTTTGTCCAGGTTGGCTGGTCGGTAATTTCTGCCAGGGCTTGCTGGTTTTGAGAAGCGGTGGCTTGCAGGGAACGGATGATCGGTCTTTCGGTAATCATTTTGGTAAATGCCACAACCCCGGCTGCTTCAGCGGTAGGAGGTGGGCTGGCGGTGGCTGGTGATGGACCTGGTTGGGTGGGAGTGGCAATTCCCAACTGGGAAAGCTCTGTTGCCCACCGGGTCTGGATAGCCGCGAGGCGATCGCGATGGTACCGGCGCAAAAATGCCTCCTGCTCCTCGCCCGGTTGTTTCTGGCTAAATTCCCTGACTGTTTGCTCTGCCCGCTGCAACTGGCGCAGAAAGGCCTGGGGGCCATACAGCCCTGGGAGCGCTTCAATCGGACGACCGCTGGCATCCAGAATGTAGTGGATACTGTTGCCCGTGATGGTGCGTTCCAGTTTGCGCCCATCTCCAAAGTCAATGGTTACTTTTGGTACCGGACGCACGGACTGCCAGTGGAGGATATAGCGATCGCGCAAAAATTTAGCGACCTCAGCATTGGGATACAGTGCGACCCGGAAAAAGCGGCTGTTCGCACAACTCAAATCCTGATCCAGCCGCCCCAGCAACCGCAGTGACAGGATCGGCTTGCCACTGGTTCTGGCAACCGCTTTTGCCTGTTCCAGGTCCGTGTACCAGTAAAGGCGAGAAGCATAGCAATCCCGCTGCTGACACAATTCATCCAGGGCAGCGCGTAGGGCTGCGGCAGGTAAGGTACCGGGAGTCAGATCAGAGGCATGTAGCTTAAGGAATGTCTGTAATCCTTCAGGTCCCTGGTTTCGCAGGGTATTTACCTGTTGGGAGAGGGTTGTCCCATCAAATGAAGATGCCTGGGCAGACAAGCCAGCGACAGCAAGGCTGGCGATCGCCAGCCCAATCAGTAAAGGAGAAAGATTCCGTCCCATAAACCTCCGGCAGGAGACATTTTTGTTGAAATACTGACGAAAGAATTGTATAAAAAGTTTCCTGGAAGGCGATCGCTTTCCGTTCTCAGACACTGTCTCTAAACCAGTGCATTGCGGCAGAAGTTTTTCACCACAAAGGCACGAAGGGACACAACGTTTCTTAATGTGCTTTGTGTCTTTGTGGTTCAACCTGAAACTGGCAGGTTATTTTCGCCAACCTGCACTAGTGTTAAAATCGTCCAGGCGTTTGCAGCTCAAAGGTTTCAAGGTTCAGGGCATTTATTCTAGAAAACCTCGAATTCCTTGTTTATCCGGGCGTTTATATTTATTCACGGACAGTTTCTTAAGTTCATTGGCACTCTGGCAAATGTCCCTGTGGGTGACAATCTTATCTGTTCCAGGAAACTGGAGCTTCCCGACCAGGGTTACGAAGCTCTAGCGTGTGCTCATAACCCCAGTCATATAGCGTTTTTCAATTGAGTAAAGTACGGGAGTGTGAAGTACAGTGGGGTGCGCCGCATCCCACTGTACTTCACACCCTTGAAAAGGGCTATAACCTCATCCCCTGCCATACCAGGTCACCCATGACAGAAATAACACTGGACTAATCCCATCTGGCGTTTTAGCTTTTAATATTGAGTGTCAGGTTGAGTATCGAACTCCGGCTGCAAAGCTGGCTTTGAGAATCCAGCCCCCAACCTGGCTACCTCTATCCCCTTGCCCTCTGCCCCCTAGCCCTGCACATTTATAGTTCTCACCTATAGTTCTCACCTATGGCTGATACCTTCTCCTTCGACATCGTCAGTGATTTTGACCGGCAGGAACTGGTCAATGCGCTGGATCAGGCAAAGCGCGAAATTCAAACTCGCTACGACCTCAAGGACACCAATACAACGCTGGAATTAGGAGACAACGCTATTACCGTCAGTACGGACAGCGAGTTCACCTTACAGGCAGTTCACACCATTTTGCAGACTAAAGCTGCCAAACGAAATCTGTCCATGAAAATCTTTGATTATGGCAAGGTAGAATCTGCCAGCGGTAATCGGGTGCGCCAGGAAATTAAGCTCAAAAAAGGAATCAGTCAGGAACTGGGTAAGCAAATTACCAAAATCATCCGGGACGAGTTTAAGAAAATTCAGGCATCGATTCAGGGCGATGCAGTGCGGGTCAGTGCCAAGTCTAAGGATGATTTACAGGCAGTGATTCAGCGGGTCAAACAGGAAGACTTTCCTGTTGCGCTGCAATTTACAAACTATCGGTAAAGGAAAACTTCAAGAAGAGGTAGAGGACACACAATCTCCAGATCTTCGGTGTCTCAAACACCACGGCTTCGTTGCGCTCTCCCACCGTGAGAACAAAGGTGACTGGCTTCCCACTGCCTTCACAGCGCCAGTGAATCTTGGTGCTAAAACCGACCGGATACCGTTTCCCATGCCCCATAGCGGTCAGGCAAGTCCCACCAAGGAGCACCCGTGCGCAGAATCCACAAGATCCCCTTAATCAC is from Leptothermofonsia sichuanensis E412 and encodes:
- a CDS encoding thioredoxin family protein, whose translation is MGRNLSPLLIGLAIASLAVAGLSAQASSFDGTTLSQQVNTLRNQGPEGLQTFLKLHASDLTPGTLPAAALRAALDELCQQRDCYASRLYWYTDLEQAKAVARTSGKPILSLRLLGRLDQDLSCANSRFFRVALYPNAEVAKFLRDRYILHWQSVRPVPKVTIDFGDGRKLERTITGNSIHYILDASGRPIEALPGLYGPQAFLRQLQRAEQTVREFSQKQPGEEQEAFLRRYHRDRLAAIQTRWATELSQLGIATPTQPGPSPATASPPPTAEAAGVVAFTKMITERPIIRSLQATASQNQQALAEITDQPTWTKLAQVHAADARLDSNSVALIQAKKGFSNPRAGATSLQSLVNNLETAIALDTIRNEYLLHSQIHQWFAQDASIRDVEALNDRVYAQLFLTPNSDPWLGLFPSDSFTAIENDGVRQ
- a CDS encoding YajQ family cyclic di-GMP-binding protein; protein product: MADTFSFDIVSDFDRQELVNALDQAKREIQTRYDLKDTNTTLELGDNAITVSTDSEFTLQAVHTILQTKAAKRNLSMKIFDYGKVESASGNRVRQEIKLKKGISQELGKQITKIIRDEFKKIQASIQGDAVRVSAKSKDDLQAVIQRVKQEDFPVALQFTNYR
- the grxC gene encoding glutaredoxin 3 is translated as MTANVEIYTWSMCPFCIRAKGLLDKKGIEYTEYCIDGDEAARSKMAKRANGRRSLPQIFINDQHVGGCDDLYALNAQGKLDPLLQAS
- the gshB gene encoding glutathione synthase; protein product: MKFTFIIDPIQHLDPGHDTSVALMEAAQELGHEVWITQANQLNVVKGKAFALLQRVQLFPVQLIEGRWVAANPWFVLEEQARLPLEAMDAVFMRTDPPVTVPYLYATYILDYVDPTKTLVINSPQGIRAANEKMYALQFTEAIPETIVSQSKQVILEFVEDKGMAVLKPLGGKAGEGILFLERGDRNLNSLIEISTHQGLVPVMVQTYLPAAKEGDKRIILLDGEPIGAVNRIPTGNEFRGNMAVGGRVAQTEITEREREICTQLAPTLRRDGLVFVGIDVIGGYLTEVNVTSPTGVREIDRLEGVRLGRQVIEWIARSHQSF
- a CDS encoding cysteine peptidase family C39 domain-containing protein, producing MLVEGIITLLLGWLAFCWGIRFGRFLLRKGATANDLFKGKTAVSLLFLGLYIGLIVLALNVPQMQVLPLQWRIYGMQVTWTILRVILLGFCGLAYIVSWKTARSQVIAVVLLGLLGMGGFSAAQAYFLAPIYPELHDNLQANGVFKQTSMSSCAPAALATVLRRWEMDATESSVAKLAGTSRLGTSMPQLIGAARDLGMDGIELTPTWEQIQRINRPGVLGVWLLDGPRRLPHAVALLAMNDQLMAIGDPSRGKIFVLDRAQFAEIWRQEYVPIFRRGETAITQVQAMNYLKKAGFPTQSPQDLKQKVLQFQQAAGIKPTGYLDSQTILLLMGPHLEGVPSLKDYQVTR